The Sparus aurata chromosome 14, fSpaAur1.1, whole genome shotgun sequence region TCTGAAAAGATCCTGAAAAAGTACTCGTTTCCAACCACCAGCTCTGTGATGGTGATGCAGTTGCGATGGTAGTGCTCAATGCACGTGTACCACTCCTATGAAGCAAATCGAAGCttgtaaatatcaaacataCATCATCGCAGTTTCAGTTTAGTATACTTCGTAGAATCGATCTCCTACCATTGTCTTCTTGTCTGCTTTTTGAATGGTGTAACCTGTTATCGGGGCATTGCCGTTGTCTTTTGGAGGAGTCCAGACCAGAGCAACATTTCCTCCCCAAACATCTTCGATTGTAACAGCCTGAGGAGGTCCAGGGAGGTCTAACAATCACAGAAAAGATCATGATCAGACTGTTTGGTCCTATTAGTATAATCTTAAGAAGTGTAAGTAACAATAGTTGAAGTACACGTGTTATTTAAGGGAGGTCCATTCACTCACCTACGATCTGTATGTCAATAATGGCCGTGTCCTTGTGGTTTTCAACCTGCACACTCATCTCATACTTCCCAGAGTGGCTGCGTTCGGCCTTACGTATGAAGATGATGCTGTCGCAGTCTGTGTTGCGGATGTTGACGTGTGTTGGCTCTATGGCCTGGCCGTCCTTCAGCCAGGTGACCTTCGGCCTGGGTTTGCCCTGCAGACATCACACGGGGTTTGTTATTCTGCTCAGGGATGCAGTGATGAAGGATTGATTGGGACACTGCTTTACCATAAATGGCACAACAAGGTTGACTGCTTCTCCAACTCTGCGAGTGTATGTCATCTTCAAGTGTCGGGGGACGCGGATCTTGGGAGGTTCTGAGGAGGAGATCGACCACAAGGTGTATGATTGAGGGTTTATTCTAGGTCTCTTTGTAGTCAGTATCAATGTTTGATACTATGTTTTTCCCCTAAACCTTCAGCTTTTAAGTTACAGCAGAAAAGTTCAGGTTCTAATTTAATAACAGTTAGAAAAATTAACTCAAAGGCAGTTTTCAGAGCTCACCGACAACCTCTTTGACCAGGATGGAGTGCTGAAGGGTGCGTGGAGCGCTGGCTCCGGCAGCGTTGAGGGCTTTGACTCGAACTAAGATTTTACACCCTGGACTCAGCCCAGTGATGGTGTACTTGGTCTTCTCTGTCAGCTCCTTGTTGGATATTACCCAGTCATCAGCTGAAGGGGACAAACAGTCCAATCGAAAAGCAATTTGTTTACAGCATTCACTGAATATTCCTCTTCTGTGTTTGTGGGCTATGGCAAACATGTAGAAACAACTTAAGGCCCCTACATACTGCGTATACACTGATTGTACAGGCtgactggatgtgtgtgtgaaatgggTCTCATGAAATATTGGTCACAACAtaatatttatttgaaaaatgttcCCAACCAATAAATGGCTTGCTGAATGGTGATTAAACAGAAGCTACTTAGAGCTAGGACCATGAGAGTTGTTGACTTAtttatgaaatgtttatgtttattagACTTCCTTCTTCACTCTATGACTCTCTCCCGGAAGTTATTGACAAGCAACTGGATGAAACCTTGAAAAAAATTGTCATCAATCATCAACTTTCATCACCGTCACACAGCCTGTAGGGGCCTTTTACAACATTTGAGGTTGTCTCACTTCCTTCTATGCAGTACTCCACCAAGTATCCGTCCAGACCGGCAGCTCCGATGGTTTCAGGAGGACGCCACTTTACGGTCACTGTGGTGTCGGTGACATCATCCACGACCAGCATGGTGGGCTCGCTGGTCACAGCTGAGTTGAGATAAAGGTTTTTGAGATCAGAAGAGTCGTAACCACCTCCACCATCCCTCCTTATGTGTTCCAACAATGGGTGTGAACGAAAGCGGAAAACATCCATTTTGGCAAGTGAGGAACAAGTGAGCCGGGCGCCTCGCTCTCTCCGGCTGGTATGCTATCAGTCtccatgtcagatctcattagaCCCCGCTCTTGCCGTCTATTCTTGTATTCCGAATCACATTTAACTCCTATTGAACCCTCTGACAGACCTGATCTCCTAAATCTCTAATCCGCAGACGATTTGGCAACCATCATAAAGACATATTTAATATCCTCTAAAGCTCCTGCGTGTCCAGTGGAGGTCACAGTCAGAATGCTTGGGATGGTGGGGTATCGGGAGGAACAGCTGCATCGCCGGGTTACCAAGGGCAGATCTCACATACACTATCAGAGGCCCACTCTTTGGAATTTCCTCCATTATTATGAAATGGTTGTTAGATAAACTGAAGCTAATACTTTCCTGGACGGATCATTGTCAGGAGCAGCTCAAAGGTCAGGCTGCCTTTTCTGACTACTCACCGAGGGGAGTAAAGGCTTTCGATGGTTCACTCGGCTTGGACACACCAATGGCATTTACGGCGAAGATGCGGACCTCGTATGGCACTCCTTCAATCATCTTCTTGGGTTCGAATTGCGTTTCTTTGATCAGGTCAAAGTTGAGCCTCATCCACCTGGAgctctgtttcttcttcctctcgACGAAGTAGCCTTGCAGAGGACGATCGGAAAGATTCTCATTTaataccaacacacacatataagcTGCGTCAATAACTAAGATGCGATGTGTACCTAATATTGGTGAACCTCCATCATATTTTGGTGGTTCCCATGTCATAGAGCACCAATCACCGCCCACTTCAGGGACCAAAGGAGCCTCTGGAGCATCAGGGATGTCTGCAGACGAGACAATATGGCCATGACcaacgataaaaaaaaaaataaattctcAACTGTCCACAACTGTTTTGTGACGACTTACCGACAACCTTGATCTTGACACTGGCCGTGTCTTCGCCAGCCTCATTCTGCAGGACTATCTTGTAGTTGCCGCTGTCCTCCCGCTCTGTGACTTCAATCGTCAGGCTGGTCTGGTCGCCGTGTGTTTCAGCTCGGACACGATGGCCCGACTCAAGGATCACCTATGCCAAACGAACACTTATTCGGTCAGTGCCAGTCTTCCTGAACCTTTAGCCTTTATTGGAGATTAAGACTAAAAAGATTAAAGCTCACCCTCTCTCCCTTCATCCACACCACTCTGGGAGCTGGCTCTCCACTGATGGGGATCTCCAAGCGAAGTTTGTTTCCTGCCACAATCGTCACCGTGTTGTCGGGGAAGTTCAAGCTCTCCAAGTGCACCCTCGGTGGGTCTGCAGATATGATATCATCAAAATTATAAAGTTAGGCTGTCAATGTGTAAAATACtttgatctaatgaagcatgtGTTGCGTACCAATGATGTGAATTTTGGCACAGAGGCTCTGTGAATATCCCTCTGGTACAAAAGTGTAATCTCCTGCGTCGTGAAGGGAGCTGGTCGCAATTTCAAGACGATGGATCCTAAAAAAGACATAATGAGGTTAATAAGATTAAGTGCAAATTTGTTTTTGATTGAACAGACTCTTTAGAACAGGGATTACATACTTATTTCTGTGAATGATGTTGATGCGGTCACTGGGTTGGATTAGCTGTCCATTCCTGTACCAGCGACCCGGGACGTTGCCGGGGTAAATCTCGCATTGGAGCTTGATGGGTTCACCCAGCTTCACCGTCATATCCTGCAGGTCTTGGTAAATCTTCAGTGGCTTCACTAATAACAGTATTAGAAGGGTACAGAACAGAAAAGAGATGATTAATTAATATGAATCCCTttgaaaaacatacaaacaaacatacatcaTAAAAAGGCCAGAGACGCTACATACAGTCAACCTGTACGTGAGCCTCAGATGTGCCTCCAGAAGCCATGACGGAGTACGTTCCAGTGTCCTCCTTGGAGGCGTCATCAATCACCAAGAAGTGTTTTGTTCCTTCAGACTTAACTCGGTATCTGGAGCGCACTCCCGTTGGAACCTCAACGCCGTTCTTCATCCTGAAGCAGGAAGTAGTGTTTGAACCAACAGTTTGCAAAAGCTTAACATGAATGTATCATGGTTACATTAAAGGTGCCGTCAAGATAAATTGGAAAGCTTTATTACAGGGGCAAGGGTTAAATTAGATACAAGCACAGTGCATTGAAGTGCGCCTCGTACATAATCTAAACTCCAGTGGCCCAGAAGTTTGGTTTAAAACAtggatatttctgttttgtctcttaatttcctttccttctttcaCAACATTTTTAATAGTGGCTTCTTCTTTTGTTCGGCCTCACAGCAGTCTAGTTTGACTCGTAATGCAACCTCTGACACATAACTTTGTCCAGGCTTGAAGACGCTTGTAATCCCCTCAGCAagttattaaaatatgaatctTGAAATGCTTCTTGAGTCTCACCATTTGACCTGAGCACCTTCCTCTGACACCTCACACTCCAGCTCAATCCTCTCATTCACTGTGGTCTTCACAGGCTCAATACCTTTAACAATCTTGATTGGCAATTCTATAAGACAAGAGAGGGGAAGGAAACTGAACAAGGGCGGATAGCAAGGCATACTAACAAATCTGCTGTATGTCTGGTCACATACAGTGAACGAAGATGAACAGTTAATCGAGGTACCTTTGACAAACAGCTCTGTGGAGCATTTCTCATCTCCTGCAGCTACAGAATAGGCTGCGTCATCCATCATGGAGCAGTTGTTGATGACCATGATCCTTTGTGTGCCCTTATGCTCAAAGATATACCTAAACAGGAAGTCCATTAGTCACATCACTAATAACTGTGTGACAGACATATGTACAAGAATGGATAATAAGTAAAAGAAAGATAAAGTTTGAAATCTTTAAATCAAAATATGTTGACAAAGTAAATAACTGCAACATCATTGTTACACTCAACATGCAGGCGGGATCACACCAAAACTCTGACATGTAAAAAGGAAGAATCGACTAGATGGATGGACTTACTTCCTTTGACTAAAGTGCAGCAGCGGAGCCAGAATGGAGCCGGAGCACAGGGAGTTTACAGGAAGTGATAATGGCAGACAGGAAGAAACACCATGATATGACAGAcagataaagacagagagacatcaTGCTTGGAGGGGTATTCGTAGACGTCAACAGTTTCTAAAGAAAAAGTGAAGTCTTCGGACCAGGAAGCCCCAGAGAAAAACGGCACAGGCGACCAAAACCAGAAAACAGCAATAACCTCCCAGATGGCTTTAACTTTGCCTGGCTTTGAACAGGACATACTGTAGAGTTTACCTAGTTTAAATCCTCATAtctgtttttaacttttctACAGCTTAATAAAACCTCTTAAATTAATATCTACATTTATTTGGATTGGGACACAGCAAACGCTGGCTGGGTGACATCAAGCCAAAAATGGTCCCTGTCTAATGCAAGAATTTCATGGTTAACGTGGTTAGAAGGACAGATTGACTTCAGGGCTTTCAGCCAGAAAGTCAGGTcaagtagtataaagagccaCTGTCCCCACATTAAGGAGGACGTGATGGATTATTGGGTTGTTGGATGTTCGCACAACGGTCCCTCACGTCTCAGTGTTGCTGGGGAACATTTAATgaagacataaaaacattttattacgCTTCAGTGGTTAATATGATCATCTTTTAAGTTGATACGGCACATTTGTTAACAAACAGTGGCTTATTCATGGCTCACAGTAAACAGATATGTAGCAACGTTAGCATTCACTTAGAGTCACGTTTCGGTCTCCACAAACTCCAGAGGAAGATGTCTGGCTCTTTTGCTGCTAACTGCTCCACTATGCTCACTTTTTTTTGGTAAAACGAAGCTGATGAGAGTAGTGGGACTGAACAAAGTTAAACATTGAAGTTGTGagccattaaaaacaaaacaactagctaaaagatgctaaaaaGCACTGTATGGTAGTGGGGGAACTCCTGGGAGTTACACATTTGGTTCATTGTCAAAACTGAATGTTAGTTGGAGCAGCTATAAAGTTTtagcttttgaaaacaaaaaaaatcccaaagtGTGTCTTATGGATTTGAACTAAACTTAATCATGATGCCAACATAACAATAGCATTCCTGTTATTAAGGTTACTAATCATCTGTCTTTATCAACCTATAGTGCAGGATTTAGCAACCATTGTATTTGTTCCAAAGCCAGGCTTGGTTAAAGACCTGTGAAGGAGGTACCACCTTTTTCCTGTACAGAGGAGGACATACACAGTTAATAGCAATGAACAGTTGACATCATACACCGCATTTACACCCAATGTAGCTCTAGGGGCCTTGATATAAAGCCCTGTGAATTCATAATGTTcctaatatgtgtgtgtgagattgatTAGAGCCACATTAGAGTCGAGAGATCGTCATTTGTTCACTAGCAATGGTTCACAGTAGAGTGGACTGATCTGGCTGTGGTGTGACTCTGTAGTGTTACACTAGAAATAATGTCTTACTAAACCTCTTTTTGgtttaaatatatttctatGGGGGTATTTGTAAAACTGTAGCCCATGTGATTTGAGGACAATGAATCTTTGAGGTGTAAACCATGTGAACCATTGTGCTTTTGAGTGGCGACAGAATGAAAACACATATTACGAGAGAACTGGTACAGAAGAGTGATGGCACAAATCAAACGCCTTTGTTGAGAAACACGTTTCATTTGTGCAGAGTTGAAGGGGAGAGGACACAGAGGACAGACTGAAAGCAATATG contains the following coding sequences:
- the mybpc1 gene encoding myosin-binding protein C, slow-type isoform X14; translated protein: MPEPTKKDETPNGQPEESVAPDSNGALPLPEISLEVSPPPDDDDAAATTPSPTPQAEDANSLKKLSIELPNDSVPVPAMGRKDSVWSLGEGQAPEDLEKPIDTPPLSTLLIEKPSSATVPVGGDIVFVAKVEAKDLLRKPTIKWFKGKWMDLASKTGKHLQLKETFDRFTKIHTFEMHIIKAKDNYAGNYRCEVSYKDKFDSCSFDLEVKEAEQAQSIDIRSAFKRSSEGQDDAGELDFSGLLKHRNQREVKQQDDAPEVDVWEILKNARPDQYEKIAFMYGITDLRGLLKRMKKMPKEEKKSEAFAKKLEPAYQVDKGGKIRLVVDLADPTVELKWYKNGQEIRPTPNQRKYIFEHKGTQRIMVINNCSMMDDAAYSVAAGDEKCSTELFVKELPIKIVKGIEPVKTTVNERIELECEVSEEGAQVKWMKNGVEVPTGVRSRYRVKSEGTKHFLVIDDASKEDTGTYSVMASGGTSEAHVQVDLKPLKIYQDLQDMTVKLGEPIKLQCEIYPGNVPGRWYRNGQLIQPSDRINIIHRNKIHRLEIATSSLHDAGDYTFVPEGYSQSLCAKIHIIDPPRVHLESLNFPDNTVTIVAGNKLRLEIPISGEPAPRVVWMKGERVILESGHRVRAETHGDQTSLTIEVTEREDSGNYKIVLQNEAGEDTASVKIKVVDIPDAPEAPLVPEVGGDWCSMTWEPPKYDGGSPILGYFVERKKKQSSRWMRLNFDLIKETQFEPKKMIEGVPYEVRIFAVNAIGVSKPSEPSKAFTPLAVTSEPTMLVVDDVTDTTVTVKWRPPETIGAAGLDGYLVEYCIEGTDDWVISNKELTEKTKYTITGLSPGCKILVRVKALNAAGASAPRTLQHSILVKEVVEPPKIRVPRHLKMTYTRRVGEAVNLVVPFMGKPRPKVTWLKDGQAIEPTHVNIRNTDCDSIIFIRKAERSHSGKYEMSVQVENHKDTAIIDIQIVDLPGPPQAVTIEDVWGGNVALVWTPPKDNGNAPITGYTIQKADKKTMEWYTCIEHYHRNCITITELVVGNEYFFRIFSENMCGLSESATQTKKSALIVKEGNSPHDTAQHQYHAQPHSFTLTPTGMQLKTHNFEDHDFKEAPKFTQPLINTFAIAGYNATLNCSVRANPRAKVIWMKNKMTIIDDPRYRMFSNQGVCTLEIRKPSPYDGGMYTCKAINDLGEAQVDCKLEVKGGFTFYELMQRGVPLHLIDKYMNESKTVEQEK
- the mybpc1 gene encoding myosin-binding protein C, slow-type isoform X18, which gives rise to MPEPTKKDETPNGQPEESVAPDSNGALPLPEISLEVSPPPEAVAEGKEPVETDGKKPEPTEPEPSQAVVAQEPSPVENGSNQPQTGGVGVKEQAESDNSTVKEEVPCSPPPTDDDDAAATTPSPTPQAEDANSLKKLSIELPNDSVPVPAMGRKDSVWSLGEGQAPEDLEKPIDTPPLSTLLIEKPSSATVPVGGDIVFVAKVEAKDLLRKPTIKWFKGKWMDLASKTGKHLQLKETFDRFTKIHTFEMHIIKAKDNYAGNYRCEVSYKDKFDSCSFDLEVKEAEQAQSIDIRSAFKRSSEGQDDAGELDFSGLLKHREVKQQDDAPEVDVWEILKNARPDQYEKIAFMYGITDLRGLLKRMKKMPKEEKKSEAFAKKLEPAYQVDKGGKIRLVVDLADPTVELKWYKNGQEIRPTPKYIFEHKGTQRIMVINNCSMMDDAAYSVAAGDEKCSTELFVKELPIKIVKGIEPVKTTVNERIELECEVSEEGAQVKWMKNGVEVPTGVRSRYRVKSEGTKHFLVIDDASKEDTGTYSVMASGGTSEAHVQVDLKPLKIYQDLQDMTVKLGEPIKLQCEIYPGNVPGRWYRNGQLIQPSDRINIIHRNKIHRLEIATSSLHDAGDYTFVPEGYSQSLCAKIHIIDPPRVHLESLNFPDNTVTIVAGNKLRLEIPISGEPAPRVVWMKGERVILESGHRVRAETHGDQTSLTIEVTEREDSGNYKIVLQNEAGEDTASVKIKVVDIPDAPEAPLVPEVGGDWCSMTWEPPKYDGGSPILGYFVERKKKQSSRWMRLNFDLIKETQFEPKKMIEGVPYEVRIFAVNAIGVSKPSEPSKAFTPLAVTSEPTMLVVDDVTDTTVTVKWRPPETIGAAGLDGYLVEYCIEGTDDWVISNKELTEKTKYTITGLSPGCKILVRVKALNAAGASAPRTLQHSILVKEVVEPPKIRVPRHLKMTYTRRVGEAVNLVVPFMGKPRPKVTWLKDGQAIEPTHVNIRNTDCDSIIFIRKAERSHSGKYEMSVQVENHKDTAIIDIQIVDLPGPPQAVTIEDVWGGNVALVWTPPKDNGNAPITGYTIQKADKKTMEWYTCIEHYHRNCITITELVVGNEYFFRIFSENMCGLSESATQTKKSALIVKEGMQLKTHNFEDHDFKEAPKFTQPLINTFAIAGYNATLNCSVRANPRAKVIWMKNKMTIIDDPRYRMFSNQGVCTLEIRKPSPYDGGMYTCKAINDLGEAQVDCKLEVKGGFTFYELMQRGVPLHLIDKYMNESKTVEQEK
- the mybpc1 gene encoding myosin-binding protein C, slow-type isoform X4, producing MPEPTKKDETPNGQPEESVAPDSNGALPLPEISLEVSPPPEAVAEGKEPVETDGKKPEPTEPEPSQAVVAQEPSPVENGSNQPQTGGVGVKEQAESDNSTVKEEVPCSPPPTDDDDAAATTPSPTPQAEDANSLKKLSIELPNDSVPVPAMGRKDSVWSLGEGQAPEDLEKPIDTPPLSTLLIEKPSSATVPVGGDIVFVAKVEAKDLLRKPTIKWFKGKWMDLASKTGKHLQLKETFDRFTKIHTFEMHIIKAKDNYAGNYRCEVSYKDKFDSCSFDLEVKEAEQAQSIDIRSAFKRSSEGQDDAGELDFSGLLKHRNQREVKQQDDAPEVDVWEILKNARPDQYEKIAFMYGITDLRGLLKRMKKMPKEEKKSEAFAKKLEPAYQVDKGGKIRLVVDLADPTVELKWYKNGQEIRPTPKYIFEHKGTQRIMVINNCSMMDDAAYSVAAGDEKCSTELFVKELPIKIVKGIEPVKTTVNERIELECEVSEEGAQVKWMKNGVEVPTGVRSRYRVKSEGTKHFLVIDDASKEDTGTYSVMASGGTSEAHVQVDLKPLKIYQDLQDMTVKLGEPIKLQCEIYPGNVPGRWYRNGQLIQPSDRINIIHRNKIHRLEIATSSLHDAGDYTFVPEGYSQSLCAKIHIIDPPRVHLESLNFPDNTVTIVAGNKLRLEIPISGEPAPRVVWMKGERVILESGHRVRAETHGDQTSLTIEVTEREDSGNYKIVLQNEAGEDTASVKIKVVDIPDAPEAPLVPEVGGDWCSMTWEPPKYDGGSPILGYFVERKKKQSSRWMRLNFDLIKETQFEPKKMIEGVPYEVRIFAVNAIGVSKPSEPSKAFTPLAVTSEPTMLVVDDVTDTTVTVKWRPPETIGAAGLDGYLVEYCIEGTDDWVISNKELTEKTKYTITGLSPGCKILVRVKALNAAGASAPRTLQHSILVKEVVEPPKIRVPRHLKMTYTRRVGEAVNLVVPFMGKPRPKVTWLKDGQAIEPTHVNIRNTDCDSIIFIRKAERSHSGKYEMSVQVENHKDTAIIDIQIVDLPGPPQAVTIEDVWGGNVALVWTPPKDNGNAPITGYTIQKADKKTMEWYTCIEHYHRNCITITELVVGNEYFFRIFSENMCGLSESATQTKKSALIVKEGNSPHDTAQHQYHAQPHSFTLTPTGMQLKTHNFEDHDFKEAPKFTQPLINTFAIAGYNATLNCSVRANPRAKVIWMKNKMTIIDDPRYRMFSNQGVCTLEIRKPSPYDGGMYTCKAINDLGEAQVDCKLEVKGGFTFYELMQRGVPLHLIDKYMNESKTVEQEK
- the mybpc1 gene encoding myosin-binding protein C, slow-type isoform X7; this translates as MPEPTKKDETPNGQPEESVAPDSNGALPLPEISLEVSPPPEAVAEGKEPVETDGKKPEPTEPEPSQAVVAQEPSPVENGSNQPQTGGVGVKEQAESDNSTVKEEVPCSPPPTDANSLKKLSIELPNDSVPVPAMGRKDSVWSLGEGQAPEDLEKPIDTPPLSTLLIEKPSSATVPVGGDIVFVAKVEAKDLLRKPTIKWFKGKWMDLASKTGKHLQLKETFDRFTKIHTFEMHIIKAKDNYAGNYRCEVSYKDKFDSCSFDLEVKEAEQAQSIDIRSAFKRSSEGQDDAGELDFSGLLKHRNQREVKQQDDAPEVDVWEILKNARPDQYEKIAFMYGITDLRGLLKRMKKMPKEEKKSEAFAKKLEPAYQVDKGGKIRLVVDLADPTVELKWYKNGQEIRPTPNQRKYIFEHKGTQRIMVINNCSMMDDAAYSVAAGDEKCSTELFVKELPIKIVKGIEPVKTTVNERIELECEVSEEGAQVKWMKNGVEVPTGVRSRYRVKSEGTKHFLVIDDASKEDTGTYSVMASGGTSEAHVQVDLKPLKIYQDLQDMTVKLGEPIKLQCEIYPGNVPGRWYRNGQLIQPSDRINIIHRNKIHRLEIATSSLHDAGDYTFVPEGYSQSLCAKIHIIDPPRVHLESLNFPDNTVTIVAGNKLRLEIPISGEPAPRVVWMKGERVILESGHRVRAETHGDQTSLTIEVTEREDSGNYKIVLQNEAGEDTASVKIKVVDIPDAPEAPLVPEVGGDWCSMTWEPPKYDGGSPILGYFVERKKKQSSRWMRLNFDLIKETQFEPKKMIEGVPYEVRIFAVNAIGVSKPSEPSKAFTPLAVTSEPTMLVVDDVTDTTVTVKWRPPETIGAAGLDGYLVEYCIEGTDDWVISNKELTEKTKYTITGLSPGCKILVRVKALNAAGASAPRTLQHSILVKEVVEPPKIRVPRHLKMTYTRRVGEAVNLVVPFMGKPRPKVTWLKDGQAIEPTHVNIRNTDCDSIIFIRKAERSHSGKYEMSVQVENHKDTAIIDIQIVDLPGPPQAVTIEDVWGGNVALVWTPPKDNGNAPITGYTIQKADKKTMEWYTCIEHYHRNCITITELVVGNEYFFRIFSENMCGLSESATQTKKSALIVKEGNSPHDTAQHQYHAQPHSFTLTPTGMQLKTHNFEDHDFKEAPKFTQPLINTFAIAGYNATLNCSVRANPRAKVIWMKNKMTIIDDPRYRMFSNQGVCTLEIRKPSPYDGGMYTCKAINDLGEAQVDCKLEVKGGFTFYELMQRGVPLHLIDKYMNESKTVEQEK
- the mybpc1 gene encoding myosin-binding protein C, slow-type isoform X15; amino-acid sequence: MPEPTKKDETPNGQPEESVAPDSNGALPLPEISLEVSPPPEDANSLKKLSIELPNDSVPVPAMGRKDSVWSLGEGQAPEDLEKPIDTPPLSTLLIEKPSSATVPVGGDIVFVAKVEAKDLLRKPTIKWFKGKWMDLASKTGKHLQLKETFDRFTKIHTFEMHIIKAKDNYAGNYRCEVSYKDKFDSCSFDLEVKEAEQAQSIDIRSAFKRSSEGQDDAGELDFSGLLKHRNQREVKQQDDAPEVDVWEILKNARPDQYEKIAFMYGITDLRGLLKRMKKMPKEEKKSEAFAKKLEPAYQVDKGGKIRLVVDLADPTVELKWYKNGQEIRPTPNQRKYIFEHKGTQRIMVINNCSMMDDAAYSVAAGDEKCSTELFVKELPIKIVKGIEPVKTTVNERIELECEVSEEGAQVKWMKNGVEVPTGVRSRYRVKSEGTKHFLVIDDASKEDTGTYSVMASGGTSEAHVQVDLKPLKIYQDLQDMTVKLGEPIKLQCEIYPGNVPGRWYRNGQLIQPSDRINIIHRNKIHRLEIATSSLHDAGDYTFVPEGYSQSLCAKIHIIDPPRVHLESLNFPDNTVTIVAGNKLRLEIPISGEPAPRVVWMKGERVILESGHRVRAETHGDQTSLTIEVTEREDSGNYKIVLQNEAGEDTASVKIKVVDIPDAPEAPLVPEVGGDWCSMTWEPPKYDGGSPILGYFVERKKKQSSRWMRLNFDLIKETQFEPKKMIEGVPYEVRIFAVNAIGVSKPSEPSKAFTPLAVTSEPTMLVVDDVTDTTVTVKWRPPETIGAAGLDGYLVEYCIEGTDDWVISNKELTEKTKYTITGLSPGCKILVRVKALNAAGASAPRTLQHSILVKEVVEPPKIRVPRHLKMTYTRRVGEAVNLVVPFMGKPRPKVTWLKDGQAIEPTHVNIRNTDCDSIIFIRKAERSHSGKYEMSVQVENHKDTAIIDIQIVDLPGPPQAVTIEDVWGGNVALVWTPPKDNGNAPITGYTIQKADKKTMEWYTCIEHYHRNCITITELVVGNEYFFRIFSENMCGLSESATQTKKSALIVKEGNSPHDTAQHQYHAQPHSFTLTPTGMQLKTHNFEDHDFKEAPKFTQPLINTFAIAGYNATLNCSVRANPRAKVIWMKNKMTIIDDPRYRMFSNQGVCTLEIRKPSPYDGGMYTCKAINDLGEAQVDCKLEVKGGFTFYELMQRGVPLHLIDKYMNESKTVEQEK
- the mybpc1 gene encoding myosin-binding protein C, slow-type isoform X12; amino-acid sequence: MPEPTKKDETPNGQPEESVAPDSNGALPLPEISLEVSPPPEAVAEGKEPVETDGKKPEPTEPEPSQAVVAQEPSPVENGSNQPQTGGVGVKEQAESDNSTVKEEVPCSPPPTEDANSLKKLSIELPNDSVPVPAMGRKDSVWSLGEGQAPEDLEKPIDTPPLSTLLIEKPSSATVPVGGDIVFVAKVEAKDLLRKPTIKWFKGKWMDLASKTGKHLQLKETFDRFTKIHTFEMHIIKAKDNYAGNYRCEVSYKDKFDSCSFDLEVKEAEQAQSIDIRSAFKRSSEGQDDAGELDFSGLLKHRNQREVKQQDDAPEVDVWEILKNARPDQYEKIAFMYGITDLRGLLKRMKKMPKEEKKSEAFAKKLEPAYQVDKGGKIRLVVDLADPTVELKWYKNGQEIRPTPNQRKYIFEHKGTQRIMVINNCSMMDDAAYSVAAGDEKCSTELFVKELPIKIVKGIEPVKTTVNERIELECEVSEEGAQVKWMKNGVEVPTGVRSRYRVKSEGTKHFLVIDDASKEDTGTYSVMASGGTSEAHVQVDLKPLKIYQDLQDMTVKLGEPIKLQCEIYPGNVPGRWYRNGQLIQPSDRINIIHRNKIHRLEIATSSLHDAGDYTFVPEGYSQSLCAKIHIIDPPRVHLESLNFPDNTVTIVAGNKLRLEIPISGEPAPRVVWMKGERVILESGHRVRAETHGDQTSLTIEVTEREDSGNYKIVLQNEAGEDTASVKIKVVDIPDAPEAPLVPEVGGDWCSMTWEPPKYDGGSPILGYFVERKKKQSSRWMRLNFDLIKETQFEPKKMIEGVPYEVRIFAVNAIGVSKPSEPSKAFTPLAVTSEPTMLVVDDVTDTTVTVKWRPPETIGAAGLDGYLVEYCIEGTDDWVISNKELTEKTKYTITGLSPGCKILVRVKALNAAGASAPRTLQHSILVKEVVEPPKIRVPRHLKMTYTRRVGEAVNLVVPFMGKPRPKVTWLKDGQAIEPTHVNIRNTDCDSIIFIRKAERSHSGKYEMSVQVENHKDTAIIDIQIVDLPGPPQAVTIEDVWGGNVALVWTPPKDNGNAPITGYTIQKADKKTMEWYTCIEHYHRNCITITELVVGNEYFFRIFSENMCGLSESATQTKKSALIVKEGMQLKTHNFEDHDFKEAPKFTQPLINTFAIAGYNATLNCSVRANPRAKVIWMKNKMTIIDDPRYRMFSNQGVCTLEIRKPSPYDGGMYTCKAINDLGEAQVDCKLEVKGGFTFYELMQRGVPLHLIDKYMNESKTVEQEK